A region of the Lytechinus pictus isolate F3 Inbred unplaced genomic scaffold, Lp3.0 scaffold_20, whole genome shotgun sequence genome:
GTTTCCTCTATTactatttttatatacatgtatactgtataagCATCAAGGGGAGCATTTCAGAAAACTCACAATCAATTGTAAGTCGATTTCAAGTccaaaaatcaatcataaatcaTTAAACTGGGTGCAAACTCTGGAATTTGCATTTAATTATTGGTCACGTTGGTTATATTGCAATGAATccattgattgcaaatttggaACAGAAATTGTTTGAATGAGTGAAAGCAGGTTCTTGTACCATCCCTCCACCCTGCCCCCTTATCCTTTTACCCAAAAGAttcgaattgaattgaatttattaccaaatattaCTGTCAGGTACAAGTACATGGAAAAGAACATCACatgtaaacaaaacatttggtaattggagctaaTATAATAGGAAGATGCTAATCGAGATTAGCccaaaataatggcattatcaTAGTCTAAACAATAAATTTAACTAAGTCTCAATATTAACTAAATCAATTTAACTAAATCTAAATTTTCCTTAATTACTGTAATATCTATATTTGGAAATAATGATGAAGTCTTGAAATTTTGACATTAATGAAGGCCCATTCCTAAAAATATGTAGGTGAATCTTTAGGTGCAGGGTTCTAATCATTTTTTAACAAGAACATAAAAGTTTAAAGTTCAAAGCTTGTCTTTATTGATCCATAtcaggaaatttgttttgttcacAACTTCAAGTCAATAAACATCAAAATACCATATTAAGCATGTAAAGCCATTAtaacataaaaattatatacagTGAATATAGAAATACATACATAGTTGTATTTAACAGGTCTCATTAAACAATCATACACCCTTAAACATTTGAGCAAATCAATGTCTTTGAAGATAGCAGAGCAAATGATTATTATGTACATCTGTTTGATTTGATAGAATAGATTCTGTTGTCAATAATAAATgagaattaaatgaataaataattgaattgaataaggGAAAGTTATTTACTGTCCTCAACTTTTGTGAATGTTAttttcccacccccccccaaaaaaaaaaaatgaagaagtacTTGGAATTAAAATTCCATTTGGTGTCAACCTACCACCATCACCGTCTACAACCATTTATCTACaaaccatttggtcttattTCCATTTAGCTAAATGATCATTCCTATATGTACAGATATGTTGTACCTTCTGTCTTACATCCATTTGGTATAATACCACTTAGCCTATATGATTAGCTGAACTGTTTATGGATCAGATTTTTGTTCAATAAAGTGCAAAAAATAATACTGGACAAAGTAGAAATTAAACCATTTGGGCTGTAAAAATGCTGGTGTTAATTTAACgtcagcctggtatctatatcggtccacaccagagaggtgttgaaacaacacccgtttggcgttaggctaacaccaatttggcatttaagcaacaccaatcAGTGTTAAACCAGTGTCGGTTTgattaactggtgttgtttcaatgcttctctggtgtggaccgatatagataccgggctggtgttaagtCAACACTGGTGTTTTTTGCAGTGTGGGCATCAGATCGAATGCAAAATGAGAGTAAGTGCCTAAGTGGTGTAAGAACATGTTAAGTGCAGACCACacagcaattagaccaaatccATAGACCAAATGAATTTCATCTGTCTGGTATAAGATTATCTGAGAAGTATACCCCCACAAATATATACCAGATATATTAACAATATCATGTTAATATGCTTCCAATCTGGGGTTCTTCTTTCCCTTTAAGTGTCTGCCAATTTGCTGCCTCATTCTCCGGACGGAGGAAAGACACAGGGAGAGAAAATTCCTTAATCACCTTGTCGTACCATTCCATGTGTTCGCGGAAGCTCTCCCAATAATTAATTGTAGGAGAGTTTTCAATCGTATGATGTCAGTCGAAGATTGACGTCATACCTCACCACTCGAGAGATGATGTCATACCATGCCAAGGCCAGTCGCTCAGTCAGCCATTAGCGCCGCTGCCTTGGAGCCATTATCTTCTCAAGCTGCACATGTGCTTATGCAAATACAGCCTTCGGAGCAAGAAGCAGAAATCTATTAATCTTTTAAAGTCCGTGGTGTGACTACTTTCAGTATTTTCAGAAGCAGACAGTCTTTATTGTACTTTTTCCTACTACATTTGGTTATGGAAGCATGTTGAGAAGCAGAAGggtgtttatttctttatgattTTATGGGTAGTTTCAGAATGCTATTTCAGTCAGACAATATGAAAATGCCAAACGTGGTATCGGATTCCCTGAaatcttcaaatttgtttttgtttgtcttAAACTTTTTGAACAATGATACAGCAAGCCTGACTGAAAACCAAGGAAATACATTCTCTTTCTGATAATAGATGGGGGAGGTATCAataatgtgaacataaaattttgAGCTAAATACAGGTGAACAACTTCAGCATTTGAGAACTTTATTTTATGATATCTTTCACTTCTTCATGAGATAACCTTGTTTCATATCTTCAATAGATAGTCTTGTTTCAGATCTTCATTAGATAGGACTTCTTGTTTCAGATCTTCATTAGATAGTCATGTTTCAGATCTTCATTAGATAGTGTTGTTTCAGATCTTAATTAGATAGTCATGTTTCAGATCTTCTTTAGATAGTCATGTTTCAGATCTTCATTAGATAGTCtttttcatatcttcattagatagtcttgtttcatttttctattagATAGTCTTATTTTAGATCTTCATCAGATAGTCTTGTTTCATATCTCAATTAGATCGTTTTGTTTCAGATCTTCATTTGATAGTCTTATTTCAGATCTTCATTTGATAGTCTTATTTCAGATCTTCAAATGATCGTCTTGTTTCAGATTTTCACTTGATGGTCTTATTTCAGATCTTCATTAGATAGTCTTGTTTCAGATCTTCAAATGATTGTCTTGTTTCAGATCTTCATTAGATAGTCTTGTTTCAGATTTTCATAAGATAGTCGTATTTCAGATCTTCATGAGATAGTTTTGTTTCAGATCTTCATTTAATGGTCTTGTTTCATATCTCTATTAGATAGTCTTGTTTCAGATCTTCATCAGATAGTCTTGTTTCATATCTCTATTAGATAGTCTTGTTTCAGATCTTCATCAGATAGTCTTGTTTTTACATATCTCTATTAGATAGTCTTATTTCAGATCTTCAAATGATCCTGTTGTTTCAGatcttcatcattataatcTTGTTTCATATTTCTATTAGATAGTCTTATTTCGAATCTTCATTTGATAGTCTTATTACAGATCTTCAAATGATTGTCTTGTTTCAGATCTTCATTTGATAGTCTtgttcatatcttcattagatagtCTTATTCATATCTCCATTAGACTGTCTTGTTTCATATCTCCATTAGATAGTCTTATTTCAGATCTTCATTAGATAGTCTTGTTTCAGATCTTCAAATGATTGTCTTGTTTCAGATCTTCATTTGATAGTCTtgttcatatcttcattagatagtCTTATTCATATCTCCATTAGATAGTCTTATTTCATATCTCCATTAGATAGTCTTATTTCAGATCTTCATTCGATAGTCTCATCTTGTTTCACATCTTCAGTAGATAGTCTTTTATACAATGTATCTTCATTAGATAGTctttcatatcttcattagatagtCTTGTTTCAGATCTTTATTATGATAGCCTTGATCCAGATCTTCATTCGATTCAGATTAGATAGTCTTGTTTCAGATTTTTATTCGTCTTGATTTAAATCTTCACTAGATAGTCATGTTTCAGATCTTCATTAGATAGTCTtatttcatatcttcattagatagtCTTCTTTCATATTGTCCTTTGATAGTTTTGTTTCAGATCTTCATTTGATAGTATTGTTTCATATCTTTATTCAATATTCTTGCTTCAAATCTTCATTAGTCTCGTTTGTGATCTTCATTAGTCTCGTTTCAGATCTGTAACAATGCTACAGGTATAATAGTTTTGTTTCAGGTCTTCACTAAAATGTTCTTGTTTCAGATGAATTGGATATTCTCTATCAGAAAACTAGCATACTAAGTTAAAtgtagataaaaaataaataaaggttTTACAAATTCAATTAAATGAATGATATTATCTTTCTAAGGgcagaatttattttttctcttttgttaaACAAATGCAAAGACGGAATTATCCATCTAGCACTGCAAACAACATAAGTGCACATTTGGTGATGATTCGCCTGAAACGGACAGTTTTCATTAAGAGATTACGACAAGTCGTTCATCATATCGCCAATCTGTAGTTTTGACCGCAGCACAGCCTCTGGCAATGTTTCTGATTAAGAGACCGGGggtgtccggggggggggggtaggatgGTAAGACAGATATGTCAAGGTGAAGGAGAGACATTCAGAAGATATGTCACAAGTAGTATAAGCCACTGTCTGGCTTGTAAGCCACACTGATCAAGGCAATACTCAAGTAGGCCCTCCGCAGTGATGACTGTCTTTACCACGTGACATTTACTCTGTGTCTACTACTACCTATCTTTGATGTGCTGTTACGACAGAGAATTTTAAGGGTCTATTGAAGACAGATCTCTTTTATTCCTTTAAATAGTGCATTTTGGTTTTGTTGTATATTGTGTGTTCAAAGATTCTTTTCctttatattcttatattttactttttttcctaACTCCGAGCACATAGgtccttgaattttattttgtgtgatacatgtatatgcgcTATAAAAGAATGATTCATTGTTATTTACTCTTGGAAACATTTTGCATTCAAATTAATTATATGTTTACTACAGGCCTTGTGCAATTCTTTCACATTTGACATTAACTCTAAGTCTCCCGTTTAACTTCTGCAAGCCTTTCACATTGACATAaactttttcttctgtttttacTCTTGCAGGCATTTTGCATTTGACATTAACTATATGGCCAGTATTCTGatctcgggtttaaattaaaccctggtttaaagtcgtggtttaactatggagagccaattggggcacaaatccttaacagtacacatccaatttatccAACtgatatgacacccaaattgttcataattgtctgggaaggATGAATTAAGTATTTTgaagtaattttctttattatgaaagctaaatattaaacataagaaatatacaatagaaacagaAATTTTGAATTGTTGGCCTCCCATaaatttagcacagagttagaccatggtctaaattaaacctgacttcagaatacgggccagtgagTTCTGTTTTACCGGTACAAGCATTTCACATTTGACTTTAACTCTATGACTTCTGATTTACTCTTGTATACCTATCACTTTTGATATTAACAACAATAATGTacacttaaaaaatatcttggCCTTGAAACATGAAGGTTATTAGGAAGAAGTGAAgagcctgattttttttttcaatgagttGATTGTATTTTCATGTGcgatcaattacatgtatgcaaatCAAATGTTCAAtgagttgaaaaaaatatgtgtaatcAATCATACAAATCAACTATTTGGTCATTGTAAGAAAATTAAATTGCTACAAGTctctgatgttttttttttttagaaaagttCTCCAACATTCATTTTACAGCTGAATTGCTTGAGGCATTGAAAGTATTAATCTTCATGCTTCGATTTCACTCCAAAACCCGGAGGGGTTTCCCCTAAAAATCTAATTTTAAGATAGTCGACATGTTGTATCGCGTATTCCAATTTTAGGGATTACTGATTATGTTGTAGTCAAATAAGGTGCTTTCATGCCGACTCGATCTCCAAAATacttataaataaatttatgagAACTTGAAATACCTAATAACTATTCTTGGCATTCATACTTACCCAAACAACAGACCCTTTTGGGGCAAGTCCTCAGAAGTTGACGAGGCGCATTATTCAAACGCGCTAGCTGACCAAGCCAGCGATTCAAGCACCCTCGTCTGCACCCAGCATATGCGCTAGGATGGGATAGTTTTCATCACTTAATTGCTTTCAAACTGCAAGAATAACTGTGAGAAAGTGGGCGCGTCgaggtctagtggttctgactcttgcctttcaaacagagggtcatgggttcaaatcctagccatggcgtgttttccttcagcaagaaatgcatccacattgtgctgcactcaacccaggtgaggtgaatgggtacctggcaggattaattccttgaatgcaccaagcgccttcagcagcttgagctacagccggggatAGGCAACTTGATaaaatcggcgcctcataaatgctatatacatgtacatacattaccTGTAACTTTGGAAACAAAGATTCTCACAATTTTGACAGGCACATGTCCCTACTCTATGACGTATAATGTCTTTCAGGAATATTACAACTAATAAGTTGTAGTTTTGTATAACTTTATGCCTACTTCCAAGGTATGCACTAGCTTTCAGTCTGGTAATACCGGTGTCAGTCTTGCTCATAGCCGGGAGGTCAGGATTTCAAGTCCCAGCCAGATGGAATTTGCTGCTTCCCTGATTGACGTTCAAcgatttaagggatagagcaacgtcaATCTGGCACTGCTCATTGGCTGCCTGGACCACAatcaatttggcaaaattgatttttggaGGTTTTCTATCttgaacaatgaaatatggatttttcattttaaaaaaatgcctggtatttttttatcagggTAGATCAGAGTAAATTTCCTCATCACAGAATACCCGGTATTCCCACATTTTTGGTCGGTCTGAAGGTGCCTATATTAGACGTGTGATTTCCATTCTATTACCTTTTAATATGTTATCAAGTGCAACAGTCATTTTGTTCACGTCATATTTGAATGTGATATTGCATTGAGTGACAGTGTACGTAATGGTACTAAAATTCAACAATAGTTTTGCGTCTGCTACATGTAATTGCACAGCTTGAAATCGTaactaatttgatattttatgttatattgCGTATGTAGGTTATTATTTTCATGCCGTGATtgcattttaatgatttatcgAGAATGATATTTAGAGATTCCATATTTCTCTGAAAGGAGAGCGAAGGAGCGCAGTGCAGAaataaacagaaagaaaatgaaagaacgagagagagagagatggatggGGCAGTGGGGGAATGGAGAATataacagagagagaggggggagaggggtAAGAGATGGGAGGCAATAAATAGGGATTGGATGTGGAGGATGAAATATGGAAAAGAGAGGGAATTTGAGGTATACACAGAGAGAAGGATGGATGAGATATAAATGAAACAGATGGAATGATAGTTGAAAGGGGAGGGATTAACAGAGATTATACACCAAaagattgttttttattctcactagGCAACAAAACATTTTGGAGTGAAGAAgagatttctaaaaaaaaatatatatatattgtgtattACACAACAAATACTAACAATAGTATGAGGATTTTGAAGATATCGTCGGCGTTCATCCGAACTGTCGTATcagtcatttttggtcaaaaattgattttgagatttttgcagaaaatgaatgtaaagtcctattctattcataactgaatttctaggcagcaatttattttagtttctgagatatgaggggatttttacggcgatgccatacaaatttttaataaaatgcgcaaatcccattggaaacgttTACTGTAGCAGAGCGATACAACGTTTTCACTGACCgtgatttcaatgcgcgcggtcaaTCAAACTGTTGTATCGGCCAtctgcactgcattgactttgcacgtaaAAAGCGATAAGACATTTTGACTGACcacgcgcattgaaatcgcggtcaggatTGTTGTATTCCCGATGGCCTTTTTGTACAggggaaatctaaaccgctcaaaccgaaattacaagcacggagctcttttgcgatattttctatGATCCTtcgttttgtgtaaaaataaggataccattgtcaagcaattgtcttggtctttccaaccatgtacttttctagcaatgaatatgatGTAAGGCTGGagaactaagtgtgaaaattatagtaaactttgaagtcgattttctctgaaatgggttttcaccgtcgtatgtgtgatacgacggttcggatgaccgccgcAATATAAACACAATGCCAGTTTGACATTCatcttattctttttatttcattggatTTCTTTAAAATACAGGGTATTTTAGGTTCTGGGTTTGCTTTAAAGGTACAACACAAGCAGAGGCAAAAACATTTCAGTCGTCAGATTCCTGCTGCTGCCACCCTTATACAGGTGAAATTcacttatcattattttttattttcattcaatttccaattactttcattttgccatttccattcattttcattccttttcatttcaattttctttcattttgcgtttattttcaacaaattaaTCAGTTAATTCTCATTTAAGttttacatttaatttcatttttctattacatttccattaatttttaatcaatttttcattcatttacattcatttttcatttgatttttcatttattttcatttgatttttcatttccttacattcattttcattttatttttcattcatttacattcattttcattagatttttcatatatttacattcattttcatctgattttttcattcacttacattcattttcatttgatttttcattcacttacattcattttcatttgatttttcattcatttacgttcattttcaattaatattAATCTACTTTCAATTCactttttgatttatttttcaattcttttcaaTCTAAGTGATTTTCATGTAATTTTCAGAAGTAAAACTTAATTGCTCTTTTGATACATGTAGTTCCCTGAAGTCAGAAATGCAAGGGTTTATCCCAACAACATAAGAAGGAATAAATGCTTTGATtaatttaatcattatttatttgatttttatgtgtGCATTACAGTGTGCCTGGAGGCTATATGCATCAAATCAGGATGGCTTCAAATCAGAAGCCACATGGAAAATCCACTTAGCGCCCCCAACACCCAGCTTGCAACAATCCGTGCCTAACCAAATATCAGGGGTCATGAACTCCGTCAAACCTCACCTCGCGTTGAAGCGGCGGAAAAGCTCCAAGCTAAGCCTCAAGGAGGCGCTCCTGCCAACTACGCTCCTCGAACTGTGCGAGCAGCCGACGTCGGCTCCGAACCAGAATTCAAATTCCAATGCCTCCTCTCCGCCGGCGGATAAGATATCGCCGTTAATCGCCGGTGGGGTTGCCTGTAACTTGGCTGGATCGGTTGCAGTGGCGGCAGCGGGTGCCGGCGGCGACATGGTTTGCTACATGGAAGAACCGACTGCAGGTACTTGTAAAATCCCAATTTTGGGTCTTTGAGTCCCCCATGAATGAAGAGATTTCAAGTTGATCTACAGCCCATCAAAAGTCTGAGTTGGTTAGGGGCCCCGTATAGAAATTTCTACATAGCCAAATTTTCTGACATCTTAAAATGAGtttaacaaaatttataaatgataatgatattcaacATTGATGCGTCCCTTGATACAATGTTTTTACTTTGCTGCATACTAATACCCCAGCAAAAAAAGACTACCATGAGTTCCTTCCTTTTGAGTacccatttacttcacctggATGGTGAGttgcaaatgtagataaataccttgccaaaggacgtgaGTGCagcagtgggatttgaaccctggacCTTTTGGTTCAAAGTCTGAAGACTTTCTTCAATGAGTGACGGGTTGATctcattcataataataataataatgatgatgataataataagaataataatgataataataataataatgataataatattaatattaataataataataatgagaacaataatgataataatgataataatgataataataatgacaataataacaataacaacaataataataataataatgataatacaattatttttacattatagCGCTTCATACTTTATGTTTTTAAGCACTTTACATTGTAATGATTATTACCCCTGTCGTGGGATCCATCATTGTTCCACACATTAAGTGCACtgtctccactccctggggagcatcctggccaggcaaccatttttttaatcattgcaCACATGCCAATTTAATCACACCGATGTCCACATCCTACCAgttacccatttaacacctgggtggagagtggcaaatgtggtgaagtgccttgccaaaggacattcATCACATACTCTATTGAATACAAACGTGTTTGCAAATGTTGGTGATTGAAATTTAGGGAACAATAAATCAACATATAAATAACTCAAGCAATAATACCAATTTCTTTAACTTGGAATTCTTTCTCCTTAATGATTATATTTCTTATTCCTAGGAAACCCCAATAGGAAAAGAGCGGTCGAGTTGTCGGTCTCGGACAGCTCGCAGAAAACAATGAGAATGGGAGATATTATTTGCCTTGATGCCCACGACGAGAGTGATAACTATAGCCTTCCCTATGTGCCTGAAACAATAACCACGTAAGTCAAGATCAAGGTTAAATCTATTAttgatcctcaaattggcaatgattGTTAATGTTCTATTCATTTACATACTTCACATAAATATGGATAAATAACATGAGGCAAAATAGATGATACAAGTAAAGTATTTTTAAGTGTTGCCAATTTTCACTTTCGAACTGTGATTCTTTCGTTTCCATCTTGTAGCCATAACAATCGTgaattttctattcattttcattctttggCAAAATTGAATATGGATATTATTTGATGGATATGATATTAGTCAAAAtggataatacatgtaaatttttaatataaaattggcaatttgcatttttaaacagGGATGTTATTGTTTTATTGTGTTGCCAATGAATGATATATGAGGATTTGTTCAAATTCTCCATTTGCCTTATGCTCCTTTTATTATAATTAGCAACAATGgtaaattttttattcattttcatactttGACAAAATTAGAAACAGATATAACATTAGTCAAAATAGGTAATACAAGCAAAATATTGACAACGAATTGCCAATTTGCACGTTTTAAcagtatttttgtttatttcattgtgCTGCCAACTTAAAGTGTGCACTGATTAGCTTAAGTTCCCTATCAGACTAAGTTTGCTCAAATCTCGGGATTCTAGCATAATTTTTCCTTCCTCAAGATTAGTAGTTGAAGTTTTTAGAAACCCTATCTATATCAGCCCAAGCGAGGGAACTCTTGATTGAGCATGAAATGTGACCTTCAGTTATTGAGCATGCTCTGGACTTCATATTTGAATAGCAGGCCATGAAGGCGTATCATGAATAAATTGGGCTCCAGCCAAtacacaagtacatgtacttcttgTCTTTTAGCCAGACAATTGACCAACTTGCATGCTATATATCTTGCCAGGAGTAATTGACTTGAGGATTTCAATGTGGGTTTAAAAGCATAAATGAGGTAAATTGTCTCATGTACAACCTAACAAATAATACTACAAAATGCTACTGAGCTTTGCCTTATATTTGAATGAAACATTTACATTTCTAGTACTCTGAAATTCTTTGTATTCAATGAATTACACCTGTCTATTAAAGTTGATTAATGGTTGATTAATTAAGGCAAATTTTGAAtgcttacatgtatacatgtatctgctGACTTATAGTGGGATTTTTTTAGTGACAAATGTTTATTTCAGTTTTGGTAAATAATATCAGTTGTTGTTCTATTTTGATTCTTTTCCACTTTCCAGACTCACAGATGCCCATAAAAATGCAATTCGTGCAATAAGAAAAATTAGGTATTTTGTCGCAAGGAGAAAATTCCAGGTACGTGAAataattcatcttaattttGAGGATCCATTTcagattttgtttatttccatttcaaacAATTACCGTAGAATGTAATGTCtggtttcattcatttttatataaacAATAATACATAAGCAAATTTCTACAAACAATGTGTAGTCAAGATTATCATACAAACAGGttggaaatggggggggggggactgctaagaaagcagggtttgtagagtgcagcctctaTTTATGAATAACCTTATAAATAGTATAGACACAAACAAGGTACGACAAGGTGACAACTTGAGCAAAGCCagttaaaggaaaagtccacccccagaaaaaagttaattgaataaaaacagaaaaatccaacaagcacaacactgaaaatttcatcaaaatcagatgtaaaataagaaagttatggcattttaaagattcgcttatttttcacaaaatagttaagtgcacaatttagtcacatgcaaatgagagaatcgatgatgtccctcactcactatttcttttgtgttttattgtttgaattgtacaagatttcaatttttacagatttgacaataaggacaaacttgactgaaccaaaaaatgttaaacaatggtaatcacatgttcagggagaaataaaactttgtttcaaaggacaatgggaag
Encoded here:
- the LOC129282823 gene encoding potassium voltage-gated channel subfamily KQT member 2-like, which gives rise to MNSVKPHLALKRRKSSKLSLKEALLPTTLLELCEQPTSAPNQNSNSNASSPPADKISPLIAGGVACNLAGSVAVAAAGAGGDMVCYMEEPTAGNPNRKRAVELSVSDSSQKTMRMGDIICLDAHDESDNYSLPYVPETITTLTDAHKNAIRAIRKIRYFVARRKFQQARKPYDVRDVIEQYSQGHLNMMVRIKELQRRIDTTLGKPGSMLFGDRKRQTVVARVAVVEQNIQLMDRKLDKCMQLLNILVDRTTPQPVRRPKPSSKTTTSSSSSEDEDEEDSSRRAASGSTDT